The Mucilaginibacter mallensis genome has a segment encoding these proteins:
- a CDS encoding M42 family metallopeptidase — MAKKNTDAPKHTPVVNETSLSFFEKYINNPSPTGFEWKGQEMWLEYLKPYIDEHYVDNYGTAVGIINKDAAYKVVIEAHADEISWFVNYITSDGLIYVIRNGGSDHQIAPSKRVDIHTDKGIVKAVFGWPAIHTRGAGDKEEAPTLKNIFLDCGCTSKEEVEKLGIHVGCVITYEDEFMILNDRYYVGRALDNRAGGFMIAEVARMLKENKVKLPFGLYIVNSVQEEIGLRGAEMIAHHIKPNVAIVTDVTHDTQTPMINKITQGDLACGKGPVISYAPAIQNNLNKLLIQSAEKAGIPFQRQASSRSTGTDTDSFAYSNGGVPSALISLPLRYMHTTVEMIHKEDVDNVIRLIYEALLNIKDGQDFRYIK; from the coding sequence ATGGCTAAGAAAAATACTGATGCTCCAAAGCATACTCCCGTTGTAAATGAAACTTCGCTTTCTTTTTTCGAAAAATATATAAATAATCCGTCGCCTACCGGTTTTGAGTGGAAGGGGCAGGAAATGTGGCTTGAATATTTAAAGCCTTATATTGATGAGCATTATGTAGATAATTATGGCACCGCGGTTGGTATCATCAACAAAGATGCTGCCTATAAAGTAGTTATTGAGGCGCATGCTGATGAAATTTCATGGTTTGTAAACTATATCACCAGCGATGGTTTGATATATGTTATCCGCAATGGTGGATCTGACCACCAGATAGCGCCATCAAAAAGGGTTGACATTCATACCGATAAAGGCATTGTAAAAGCTGTTTTCGGCTGGCCTGCTATACATACCCGTGGTGCAGGTGATAAAGAGGAAGCACCGACATTGAAAAATATTTTCCTGGATTGCGGCTGTACTTCAAAGGAAGAGGTAGAGAAGCTGGGTATCCATGTAGGTTGTGTAATTACCTATGAGGATGAGTTTATGATATTGAACGATCGTTACTATGTAGGTAGAGCACTGGATAACCGTGCCGGTGGTTTTATGATAGCCGAAGTTGCCCGTATGCTTAAAGAGAACAAGGTGAAGCTGCCATTTGGCTTATACATTGTAAACTCGGTGCAGGAGGAGATAGGTTTACGCGGTGCCGAAATGATAGCGCATCATATTAAACCAAATGTTGCTATTGTTACCGATGTTACGCATGATACTCAAACCCCAATGATCAACAAAATAACCCAGGGCGACCTGGCTTGTGGCAAGGGGCCGGTAATATCATATGCACCGGCAATTCAGAATAATTTAAATAAGCTATTGATCCAATCGGCAGAAAAAGCAGGGATACCGTTCCAGCGCCAGGCATCATCACGCTCTACGGGTACCGATACCGATTCATTTGCTTATTCAAATGGCGGCGTACCTTCGGCATTAATATCGTTGCCATTGCGTTATATGCACACTACAGTTGAAATGATACATAAAGAAGACGTGGATAATGTTATCCGCCTTATTTATGAAGCCTTGCTGAACATAAAAGATGGGCAGGATTTTCGCTATATTAAATAA
- a CDS encoding GNAT family N-acetyltransferase — MNDISIEQIRPELTWKLRRDILYPQQKMFEMEIDEDNDGYHFGAFQNNNLVAVVSLFKRDDSWQFRKFAVEASVQSRGIGSRLLQYIANFAISEGGTRLWCNARLTAIPFYLKHGFVQKGEHFSKNGFDYEILEKDLSA, encoded by the coding sequence ATGAACGACATCAGCATTGAACAGATCCGCCCTGAATTAACCTGGAAATTGCGCCGGGATATTTTATATCCACAGCAAAAAATGTTTGAGATGGAGATCGACGAGGATAACGATGGATATCATTTCGGCGCGTTCCAAAATAATAACCTGGTGGCGGTGGTGTCCCTGTTTAAGCGGGATGATAGCTGGCAGTTCAGGAAATTTGCTGTTGAAGCATCGGTACAAAGTAGGGGTATCGGCAGCAGGCTGTTGCAGTATATTGCCAATTTTGCTATCAGCGAGGGCGGTACAAGGCTTTGGTGCAATGCCCGGCTTACGGCCATCCCATTCTACTTAAAGCACGGTTTTGTGCAAAAAGGCGAGCATTTCTCAAAGAATGGGTTTGATTACGAGATCCTGGAAAAGGATCTGTCGGCATAA